One segment of Geminicoccaceae bacterium DNA contains the following:
- a CDS encoding zinc-finger domain-containing protein: protein MLDGEEVALTDAMHVSCTGALGTLGHPIEYLTLEKGGQAVCNYCDRRFIHVSHADAARVRKEGERVAEPGRVA, encoded by the coding sequence ATGCTCGATGGCGAGGAGGTGGCGCTCACGGATGCCATGCATGTGAGTTGCACGGGCGCTCTCGGCACGCTTGGCCATCCGATCGAATACCTGACGCTCGAAAAGGGCGGGCAGGCCGTGTGCAATTACTGTGATCGCCGTTTTATCCATGTTTCCCATGCCGATGCCGCCCGTGTGCGCAAGGAGGGAGAGCGGGTCGCGGAACCGGGGCGTGTTGCCTGA
- a CDS encoding MATE family efflux transporter translates to MPDLQQRGGARRDDSLHPVDGPILALIVHLAVPSAIGMMFQTLFNVVDSFFAGLISTTALAALGASFPVFFLVIALMVGIGQATTSQIANAAGSGQPERAGRFFGQAVILAIAGGMAVGAYGHFGTAALYRLMGVTGESLGFGLAYLQPILYAAPLFLMNAVANAFLTAQGDARSNRNALIVGSLLNVGLNPLFMFGLGPLPGFGILGIALSTILVQALQLAYLMHKVRHSPLATACGLWPEGIDMETMRPLVAHATPTTLQMLTTGIGLFAITYFMGRHGQQAVAAYGVALRIEQLAMLPMVGLTTAAITLVGHNNGAMRFDRVRLVARWLLGTGIALMTAGGVIVFFSRSALMSIFTDDPAVISTGSAYLGVAVLNFNAYCLLIVGASILQGLKRPVFAMVVGIFRHVLGPACVLAVVDPVLGYGLTGIYWGIAAVAWLGATAMLVYVTRRLRELGT, encoded by the coding sequence GTGCCTGACCTCCAGCAACGTGGAGGGGCGCGGCGCGATGACAGCCTCCACCCGGTCGACGGTCCCATCCTGGCACTGATCGTCCATCTTGCCGTACCCTCGGCGATCGGCATGATGTTCCAGACCCTGTTCAATGTGGTGGACAGCTTCTTTGCCGGGCTGATCTCGACGACCGCACTCGCCGCGCTCGGCGCCTCCTTTCCCGTCTTTTTCCTGGTCATTGCGCTCATGGTCGGGATCGGCCAGGCGACCACCTCGCAGATCGCCAACGCCGCCGGCTCCGGCCAGCCGGAGCGGGCCGGGCGATTCTTCGGGCAGGCGGTGATCCTCGCGATCGCCGGCGGAATGGCGGTCGGCGCCTACGGTCACTTCGGAACAGCGGCCCTCTATCGCCTCATGGGCGTGACCGGCGAGAGTCTCGGTTTCGGACTGGCCTACCTGCAACCGATCCTCTACGCCGCACCGCTGTTCCTCATGAACGCGGTCGCCAACGCCTTTCTCACGGCCCAGGGCGACGCCCGTTCCAACCGCAACGCGCTGATCGTCGGGTCGCTGCTGAATGTCGGCCTCAACCCGCTGTTCATGTTCGGCCTCGGTCCCCTGCCCGGCTTCGGCATCCTCGGTATCGCCCTGTCCACCATCCTCGTGCAGGCGCTGCAACTCGCCTACCTGATGCACAAGGTCCGGCACAGCCCGCTGGCGACGGCCTGCGGCCTGTGGCCCGAGGGTATCGACATGGAGACCATGCGACCGCTGGTGGCCCATGCGACCCCGACCACATTGCAGATGCTCACCACCGGCATCGGGCTTTTCGCGATCACCTATTTCATGGGCCGGCACGGGCAGCAGGCCGTCGCCGCCTACGGCGTGGCGCTGCGCATCGAACAACTGGCCATGCTGCCCATGGTGGGACTGACGACAGCCGCCATCACGCTGGTCGGGCACAACAATGGCGCCATGCGCTTTGACCGGGTGCGGCTGGTGGCGCGCTGGCTGCTCGGCACCGGCATCGCGCTGATGACGGCGGGAGGCGTCATCGTCTTCTTCAGCCGTAGCGCGCTGATGTCGATCTTCACCGATGATCCCGCCGTCATTTCAACCGGGTCGGCCTATCTCGGCGTCGCCGTGCTGAATTTCAACGCCTATTGCCTGCTCATTGTCGGCGCGTCGATCCTTCAGGGACTGAAACGGCCCGTATTCGCCATGGTGGTCGGCATTTTCCGCCATGTGCTCGGTCCCGCCTGTGTCCTGGCCGTGGTCGACCCGGTATTGGGATATGGCCTCACCGGCATCTATTGGGGAATTGCCGCCGTGGCGTGGCTTGGCGCGACGGCCATGCTCGTCTATGTCACCAGACGGCTTCGCGAACTCGGCACGTGA
- the nusB gene encoding transcription antitermination factor NusB: MARKSKPRPVLKKRRAARMAAVQALYQIEQSNQLAGHVVTEFKQHRLQSLLQPFMPEAPAIDVDIPWFELLVPGAWSQRAVLDEKIGRCLQPGWTLERCGYLLRACLRAGAFELASRNDVPTEVIIAEYVEVAKLFLGGDEPRFIHAVLDRLVSVLRTRPPATDGSDDGSGDGDSGQDGAGENGVGSGP, translated from the coding sequence ATGGCCCGCAAATCCAAACCCAGACCCGTGCTGAAAAAGCGTCGTGCGGCGCGTATGGCCGCCGTGCAGGCCCTCTACCAGATCGAGCAGAGCAACCAGCTGGCCGGCCACGTGGTCACCGAATTCAAGCAGCACCGGCTGCAGAGCCTCCTGCAGCCGTTCATGCCCGAAGCACCCGCCATCGACGTCGACATTCCGTGGTTCGAGCTGCTGGTTCCCGGAGCCTGGTCGCAGCGGGCGGTGCTGGACGAGAAGATCGGCCGCTGCCTGCAACCGGGCTGGACGCTCGAACGCTGCGGCTATCTCCTGCGCGCCTGCCTGCGTGCCGGCGCATTCGAACTCGCCTCGCGCAACGACGTGCCCACCGAGGTGATCATCGCCGAATATGTCGAGGTGGCGAAGCTGTTCCTGGGTGGCGACGAGCCCCGCTTCATTCATGCCGTGCTCGACCGCCTGGTGTCCGTGCTCCGGACGAGACCGCCGGCGACGGACGGCAGCGACGACGGCTCCGGCGACGGCGACTCCGGGCAGGACGGCGCCGGCGAGAACGGAGTTGGGTCCGGACCTTGA
- the rpiB gene encoding ribose 5-phosphate isomerase B, with the protein MNIVTVALAADHAGYELKNLLVHAVRERGLEALDLGTHSADSVDYPDMADRVSRAIADARAQRGVLVCGTGIGISIAANRAPHIRCGLCHDVTTARLTRQHNDANVLALGGRIVGIGVALDCLAAFLDTPYEGGRHARRVGKLSSVPQNRD; encoded by the coding sequence ATGAACATCGTCACGGTCGCGCTGGCGGCAGACCATGCCGGCTACGAGCTCAAGAACCTCCTGGTTCATGCGGTTCGCGAGCGCGGCCTCGAAGCCCTCGATCTCGGCACCCATTCCGCCGATTCCGTCGACTATCCCGACATGGCCGACCGGGTGTCGAGGGCCATCGCCGATGCGCGCGCGCAACGCGGCGTGCTCGTCTGCGGCACGGGGATCGGCATCTCGATCGCGGCCAACCGGGCACCGCACATCCGCTGCGGCCTGTGCCACGACGTCACCACGGCCCGCCTGACCCGCCAGCACAACGATGCCAACGTCCTGGCGCTGGGGGGACGCATCGTCGGCATCGGCGTCGCCCTCGACTGCCTCGCGGCGTTCCTCGACACGCCCTATGAGGGTGGACGTCATGCAAGGCGGGTCGGGAAGCTGTCGTCCGTCCCGCAGAACCGGGATTAG
- the nrdR gene encoding transcriptional repressor NrdR codes for MRCPFCGSEDTQVKDSRPVEDAISIRRRRQCTACGARFTTFERVQLRDLTVIKADQRRAPFDRDKLSRSIRIAARKRGIGEEQIERIVNGIVRRLETTGENDVTSKRIGELTMESLAKLDEVAYVRFASVYRDFATVKDFEEFIRDLPEADEQES; via the coding sequence ATGCGCTGTCCGTTCTGTGGCTCGGAAGACACGCAGGTGAAGGACTCGCGGCCGGTGGAGGACGCGATCTCGATCCGCCGGCGCCGCCAGTGCACGGCCTGCGGCGCGCGTTTCACCACCTTCGAGCGCGTGCAGCTGCGCGACCTGACGGTCATCAAGGCGGACCAGCGGCGTGCGCCGTTCGACCGCGACAAGCTTTCCCGTTCGATCCGCATCGCCGCGCGCAAGCGAGGCATCGGCGAGGAGCAGATCGAGCGCATCGTCAACGGCATCGTGCGCCGGCTGGAGACCACGGGAGAGAACGATGTGACGAGCAAGCGCATCGGCGAGCTGACCATGGAGAGCCTCGCCAAGCTCGACGAGGTGGCCTATGTGCGCTTCGCCTCGGTCTACAGGGACTTCGCCACCGTCAAGGACTTCGAGGAGTTCATCCGCGACCTGCCCGAGGCTGACGAACAGGAATCATGA
- a CDS encoding SRPBCC family protein, which translates to MPKVTMSTKIAANADQLWQAIGGFGKIADWHPAVAKSKVEGEGKGSVRTLQMVGGGTMTERLEEVNANERIYRYSIVSGPLPVANYESEVHVTDNGDGTSTVQWSSSFDAAGVPENDAVKTIQGIYEAGLENMKKIYGL; encoded by the coding sequence ATGCCCAAAGTGACCATGTCCACCAAGATTGCGGCGAACGCCGATCAGCTGTGGCAAGCCATCGGCGGTTTCGGCAAGATCGCCGACTGGCATCCGGCTGTGGCGAAGTCGAAGGTCGAGGGCGAAGGCAAGGGTTCGGTCCGCACCCTGCAGATGGTCGGTGGCGGCACCATGACCGAGCGCCTCGAAGAGGTGAATGCCAACGAGCGCATCTATCGCTACAGCATCGTCTCCGGCCCGCTGCCGGTGGCCAACTACGAATCCGAGGTTCACGTCACCGACAATGGCGATGGCACCAGCACGGTGCAGTGGTCGAGCAGTTTCGATGCCGCCGGCGTTCCCGAGAACGATGCGGTCAAGACCATCCAGGGCATCTACGAGGCCGGCCTGGAAAACATGAAGAAGATCTACGGACTTTGA
- a CDS encoding riboflavin synthase has protein sequence MFTGIVTHQGRVEGIDRRNDGLELTIASDLDLDAIPIGASVCHNGICLTVTGKGDGRHTVFASIETLARTTMDTWQAGTTINLESSLRLGDELGGHLVFGHVDGLGRIAGIDTIGESHRVVVEIPTELAGLVAVKGSISVDGISLTVNEASRSSITLMIIPHTWENTNLRHREVGHSVNLEADMLARYVARQLDLQKEGPA, from the coding sequence ATGTTCACGGGCATAGTTACCCATCAAGGCCGGGTGGAGGGCATCGACCGGCGCAATGACGGGCTTGAGCTCACCATTGCGTCCGACCTCGATCTCGATGCCATACCCATCGGCGCATCGGTCTGCCACAACGGCATATGCCTCACCGTGACCGGCAAGGGCGATGGCCGGCATACCGTGTTCGCCTCCATCGAGACGCTGGCCCGCACCACCATGGACACATGGCAGGCCGGTACCACGATCAACCTCGAAAGCTCGCTGCGCCTCGGCGACGAACTGGGCGGGCATCTGGTCTTCGGGCATGTCGACGGCCTCGGGCGGATCGCCGGGATCGACACCATTGGCGAAAGTCACCGCGTGGTCGTCGAGATCCCGACGGAACTTGCGGGACTCGTGGCCGTCAAGGGGTCCATCTCGGTCGATGGAATTTCCCTCACGGTCAACGAGGCGAGCCGCTCCTCGATAACGCTGATGATCATCCCGCATACCTGGGAAAACACCAACCTGCGCCACCGCGAGGTGGGCCATTCCGTCAATCTCGAAGCCGACATGCTCGCGCGCTACGTCGCACGCCAGCTCGACCTGCAAAAGGAAGGACCCGCCTGA
- the ribH gene encoding 6,7-dimethyl-8-ribityllumazine synthase yields MAGVAHGLPVPDLDGTRFLIIEARYHATINDMLIEGARAMLARGGCRHEVLSVPGALEIPPAIALHRDHGRFAGFIAVGCVIRGETTHYDLVANESCRGIMELGLRDAMAIGNGILTVENEAQAIERADPAQMDKGGHAALAAMSLVDIRRHLQQRVRG; encoded by the coding sequence ATGGCCGGCGTTGCCCATGGCCTGCCCGTTCCCGACCTCGACGGCACACGCTTTCTCATCATCGAGGCACGCTATCACGCCACCATCAACGACATGCTCATCGAGGGAGCCCGCGCCATGCTCGCGCGCGGAGGCTGCCGGCATGAGGTCCTGAGTGTCCCCGGCGCGCTGGAAATCCCGCCCGCAATCGCCCTGCACCGCGACCACGGCCGGTTTGCGGGTTTCATCGCCGTCGGCTGCGTGATCCGGGGGGAGACCACCCATTACGACCTCGTGGCCAATGAGAGCTGCCGTGGAATCATGGAACTCGGCCTGCGCGACGCCATGGCCATCGGCAACGGCATCCTCACCGTCGAGAACGAGGCGCAGGCGATTGAACGGGCCGACCCCGCACAAATGGACAAGGGGGGACATGCGGCCCTGGCCGCCATGTCGCTGGTCGACATCCGCCGTCACCTCCAGCAGCGCGTGAGGGGCTGA
- the ribD gene encoding bifunctional diaminohydroxyphosphoribosylaminopyrimidine deaminase/5-amino-6-(5-phosphoribosylamino)uracil reductase RibD: MSLRDEDIGHMRAALTLGERGLGTTWPNPSVGCVLVRDGRVVGRGYTARGGRPHAETIAIERAGEAARGATAYVTLEPCAHWGRTPPCARAMIDAGIARVVVATLDPDPRVDGRGVAWLREAGIPVEVGLLEEEAMAQHRGLYCRVLENRPMVSLKLAQSIDGRIATASGHSQWITGAPARAEAHRLRASHDAILVGSGTALIDDPTLTCRLPGREQDSPVRVILDRRLRLRPGNTLSRTLGEGPVWVITDSRHMTRATELESAGIEVIGLDDPCVDAALTLLAGRSITRLLVEGGSTVAGAFLRAGKVDRLHVATAPMVIGGDGLPSVAELGLDRVDRAGRWKRTQSRAIGVDRLDVLERQN, from the coding sequence ATGAGCTTGCGCGACGAGGATATCGGCCACATGCGCGCGGCCCTGACACTGGGCGAGCGCGGCCTCGGCACCACGTGGCCGAACCCTTCGGTCGGCTGCGTGCTGGTCCGTGACGGCCGGGTGGTGGGGCGCGGATACACGGCCCGCGGCGGACGTCCCCATGCGGAGACCATCGCCATCGAGCGGGCGGGTGAAGCGGCCCGCGGCGCGACGGCCTATGTCACGCTCGAACCCTGCGCCCACTGGGGCCGCACTCCCCCCTGCGCCAGGGCCATGATCGATGCCGGCATCGCCCGTGTCGTGGTTGCCACGCTCGATCCCGACCCGAGAGTCGACGGCCGCGGCGTCGCCTGGCTGCGCGAGGCCGGCATCCCGGTCGAGGTGGGGCTGCTCGAAGAGGAGGCCATGGCCCAGCATCGGGGGCTCTATTGCCGCGTCCTCGAAAACCGGCCCATGGTCAGCCTCAAGCTGGCTCAGAGCATCGACGGACGCATCGCCACGGCGAGCGGCCACAGCCAGTGGATCACCGGCGCACCGGCGCGGGCCGAGGCACATCGCCTGCGGGCCAGCCACGACGCCATTCTGGTGGGCAGCGGCACGGCACTGATCGACGATCCCACCCTGACCTGCCGCCTGCCCGGGCGCGAGCAGGATTCGCCCGTCCGGGTGATCCTCGACCGCCGACTGCGGTTGCGGCCCGGCAACACCCTGTCCCGCACGCTCGGGGAAGGTCCGGTCTGGGTGATTACCGACAGCCGCCACATGACCCGGGCCACGGAACTCGAGTCGGCGGGCATCGAGGTGATCGGACTGGACGACCCGTGCGTCGATGCCGCCTTGACACTGCTGGCCGGCCGAAGCATCACCCGACTTCTGGTCGAGGGTGGATCCACCGTCGCCGGAGCCTTTCTTCGAGCCGGGAAAGTCGACCGGTTGCACGTTGCCACCGCCCCCATGGTGATCGGTGGCGACGGACTGCCGTCGGTGGCCGAACTCGGGCTCGACAGGGTCGACCGGGCCGGCCGGTGGAAACGCACACAATCGAGGGCCATCGGCGTCGACCGGCTGGATGTGCTCGAACGACAGAACTAG
- a CDS encoding ABC transporter ATP-binding protein encodes MNIETGIRAAGSPDQQLPALAIELKGLRKVYGGKGSERKEALGGIDLKIPRGSIFGLLGPNGAGKSTTINILAGLVNKTEGMVKIFDVDIEKRPRLARRAIGIVPQELNLDAFFTPRQALELQAGLYGVPARKRRTMEILQAVGLEDKADAYARSLSGGMRRRLLVAKALVHNPPVIVLDEPTAGVDVELRRSLWKHMRALNESGVTVVLTTHYLEEAEAMCDTIAIIDKGSVVACDATATLLRRLDEKSMTLTFQQPLETLPAPLEAMGARLVEGGRMAVSYHPSRAKVGEFLEAVRNEGLQIIDLQTEEADLEELFVRLTGKH; translated from the coding sequence ATGAACATCGAAACCGGAATACGCGCCGCCGGCTCTCCCGACCAGCAATTGCCAGCTTTGGCGATCGAGCTCAAGGGATTGCGCAAGGTCTATGGCGGCAAGGGCAGCGAGCGCAAGGAAGCTCTCGGGGGCATCGACCTCAAGATCCCCCGCGGGTCCATCTTCGGCCTTCTCGGCCCCAACGGTGCGGGAAAATCGACAACGATCAACATTCTCGCCGGACTGGTCAACAAGACCGAGGGCATGGTGAAGATCTTCGACGTCGATATCGAAAAACGACCCCGGCTCGCGCGGCGTGCCATCGGCATCGTGCCGCAGGAGCTCAACCTCGATGCCTTCTTCACGCCGCGCCAGGCGCTGGAACTGCAGGCCGGCCTCTACGGCGTTCCGGCCCGCAAACGGCGGACAATGGAAATCCTCCAGGCCGTCGGTCTCGAAGACAAGGCCGATGCCTATGCCCGGTCCCTGTCCGGCGGCATGCGCCGGAGACTGCTGGTCGCCAAGGCACTGGTGCACAATCCACCGGTGATCGTCCTCGACGAGCCCACCGCCGGAGTGGACGTCGAATTGCGCCGTTCGCTGTGGAAGCACATGCGCGCACTCAACGAGAGCGGGGTGACAGTGGTGCTCACCACGCACTATCTGGAGGAGGCCGAGGCGATGTGCGACACCATCGCCATCATCGACAAGGGCAGCGTGGTCGCCTGTGACGCCACCGCCACGCTGTTGCGCCGTCTCGACGAGAAAAGCATGACGCTCACCTTCCAGCAGCCCCTCGAAACGCTGCCGGCGCCGCTGGAGGCCATGGGGGCGCGGCTGGTGGAAGGTGGGCGCATGGCGGTATCCTACCACCCGAGCCGGGCCAAGGTCGGGGAATTTCTCGAAGCGGTGCGCAACGAGGGCCTCCAGATCATCGACCTGCAGACGGAAGAGGCCGATCTTGAGGAGCTGTTCGTCCGCCTGACCGGCAAGCACTGA
- a CDS encoding PQQ-dependent sugar dehydrogenase, with protein sequence MKCLVAFLAAMSSFASLAVAEDYDTSAGPVRVEPMLEGLEEPWSLAFLPDGDWLVTERDGRLLLVGEGQAREVAGVPQVVAVGQGGLLDVVVARDFGQSRRIFLSYAEPAADGARTALATGFLDPEEPRIDQLQVIFRMSAASASGHHFGSRIVEAPDGTLFLTIGERGHATLAQDLDVDNGKVVRINPDGSIPADNPFAGGGGRPEIWSYGHRNPQGAALDEEGRLWTVEHGARGGDEINRPEPGRNYGWPVISYGRDYSGAKIGIGTEAPGMEQPLFYWDPSIAPSGMMICSCRMFPQWQGNVFVGSLKFDMISRLERDGDRIREAERLFDGTFGRIRDVREAPDGSIWFLSVVEGAAYRITPAGG encoded by the coding sequence ATGAAATGCCTCGTTGCCTTTCTGGCGGCAATGTCTTCCTTCGCCAGCCTTGCCGTTGCGGAGGATTATGACACGTCGGCCGGGCCCGTCCGGGTCGAGCCGATGCTCGAAGGACTGGAGGAGCCATGGTCGCTGGCATTCCTGCCGGATGGCGACTGGCTGGTGACGGAACGCGACGGGCGGTTGCTGCTGGTCGGGGAAGGCCAGGCAAGGGAGGTGGCGGGCGTGCCGCAGGTGGTGGCCGTCGGCCAGGGCGGCCTGCTCGATGTTGTCGTCGCCCGCGATTTCGGCCAGTCGCGCCGGATCTTCCTCAGCTATGCCGAGCCTGCCGCCGATGGCGCGCGCACGGCCCTAGCCACGGGATTCCTCGATCCGGAGGAGCCGCGAATCGATCAACTTCAGGTGATCTTCCGCATGTCGGCGGCAAGTGCCAGCGGACACCATTTCGGCAGCCGCATCGTCGAGGCGCCGGATGGAACGCTGTTCCTGACGATCGGCGAGCGGGGACATGCGACACTGGCGCAGGATCTCGATGTCGACAATGGCAAGGTCGTGCGGATCAACCCGGATGGCTCCATTCCCGCCGACAATCCCTTTGCCGGCGGTGGCGGACGTCCGGAGATCTGGTCCTATGGCCATCGCAATCCACAAGGGGCGGCCCTCGACGAAGAGGGAAGGCTATGGACCGTGGAGCATGGCGCGCGGGGCGGCGACGAGATCAACCGGCCCGAGCCCGGCCGCAACTATGGCTGGCCGGTGATCAGCTATGGCCGGGACTATTCGGGAGCGAAGATCGGCATCGGGACCGAAGCGCCGGGCATGGAGCAGCCGCTGTTCTACTGGGACCCCTCCATCGCTCCATCCGGGATGATGATCTGCTCGTGTCGAATGTTCCCGCAATGGCAGGGCAACGTCTTTGTCGGCTCCCTCAAGTTCGACATGATCTCGCGGCTTGAGCGCGACGGCGACCGCATCCGGGAGGCGGAACGGCTGTTCGACGGCACCTTTGGCCGGATCCGTGACGTCCGCGAGGCGCCCGACGGTTCGATCTGGTTCCTGTCGGTGGTCGAGGGGGCGGCCTATCGCATCACCCCGGCCGGGGGGTGA
- a CDS encoding ABC transporter ATP-binding protein/permease produces MASRSTSPSATASPSAASAPGPADDSGRRHDRGWLHLIAFALPYVWPRDAFDLRMRMAAALALLVVAKLVNIAVPFFLKDAVDQLGMVGLTAIPLAALLGYGGARLGAMLFRELRDALFAKVGQRAGRQLALSVYDHLFSLSLAYHLDRRTGELARSIDRGVKGLSYLLRSVVFNIGPTILEFVLVIGILLWRYPWTYALTTFLTIVAYAAFTVVTTNWRTVIRREMNLRDNEFNAAAVDGLINYEVVKAFANEGFERQRLDRSLAAYEAAAVKAETSLAFLNTGQAAIISIGVTTLMIQASYGVVNGTLSVGDVVLLNTFMLQLYQPLNMLGFVYREVRQAVTDLERIDDLLSLAPEVADRPEAPPLRLDGGRVSMEHVSFDYDGKRPILKDVSLDIPSGRKLAVVGPSGSGKSTLVRLLFRFYDTGSGSITIDGQDIRDVAQASLRRHVGLVPQDTVLFNDTIGANIAYGRPGASPADIEAAARQAQIHDFVAGLPEGYSTLVGERGLKLSGGEKQRVAIARVLLKNPEILVLDEATSALDSQTEQALQGALGAAARGRTTLVIAHRLSTIADADEIVVLRDGSVVERGGHARLLELDGLYAEMWRRQLAGEDEDLHRQPVAGGNGSDQSPQI; encoded by the coding sequence ATGGCATCCCGATCCACGTCCCCATCCGCTACCGCATCCCCTTCCGCAGCATCCGCCCCCGGCCCGGCCGACGACAGCGGCCGCCGGCACGATCGGGGCTGGCTGCACCTGATCGCCTTCGCCCTTCCCTATGTCTGGCCGCGCGACGCGTTCGACCTGCGCATGCGCATGGCAGCGGCCCTGGCGCTCCTGGTCGTCGCCAAGCTCGTCAACATCGCCGTGCCGTTCTTCCTCAAGGATGCGGTCGACCAGCTGGGAATGGTCGGGCTGACAGCCATCCCGCTGGCCGCCCTGCTCGGCTATGGCGGCGCCCGGCTGGGTGCCATGCTGTTCCGCGAATTGCGCGATGCCCTGTTCGCCAAGGTCGGCCAGCGCGCCGGGCGGCAACTGGCCCTGTCGGTCTACGACCACCTCTTCAGCCTGTCGCTCGCCTATCACCTCGACCGGCGCACGGGCGAGCTCGCGCGGTCCATCGACCGTGGCGTCAAGGGTCTCTCCTATCTCCTGCGCTCGGTGGTCTTCAACATCGGCCCCACCATCCTCGAATTCGTCCTCGTCATCGGCATCCTGCTCTGGCGTTACCCGTGGACCTACGCGTTGACCACCTTCCTCACGATCGTCGCCTATGCGGCGTTCACGGTCGTCACGACCAACTGGCGGACGGTCATCCGCCGCGAGATGAACCTGCGCGACAACGAGTTCAACGCGGCGGCCGTCGACGGGCTGATCAATTACGAAGTCGTCAAGGCCTTCGCCAACGAGGGGTTCGAACGGCAGCGGCTGGACAGGTCGCTGGCCGCCTATGAAGCGGCAGCCGTCAAGGCGGAGACGAGCCTCGCCTTCCTCAACACCGGACAGGCCGCCATCATCTCCATCGGCGTGACGACCCTGATGATCCAGGCGTCATACGGTGTCGTCAACGGCACGCTCAGCGTCGGCGACGTGGTCCTGCTCAACACCTTCATGCTTCAGCTCTACCAGCCGCTCAACATGCTGGGTTTCGTCTATCGCGAAGTCCGCCAGGCGGTCACCGACCTGGAGCGGATCGACGATCTCCTGTCGCTCGCTCCCGAGGTCGCAGACCGGCCGGAGGCCCCGCCCTTGCGGCTGGACGGCGGCAGGGTGAGCATGGAGCATGTGAGCTTCGACTATGACGGCAAGCGGCCGATCCTGAAGGATGTCAGCCTCGACATTCCCAGTGGCCGCAAGCTCGCCGTGGTCGGGCCATCGGGCTCGGGCAAGTCGACGCTGGTGCGCCTGCTGTTCCGTTTCTACGATACGGGATCAGGTTCCATAACCATCGACGGGCAGGATATCCGCGACGTCGCCCAGGCAAGCCTGCGCCGGCATGTCGGGCTCGTCCCGCAGGATACCGTGCTGTTCAACGACACCATCGGGGCAAACATCGCCTATGGCCGGCCGGGGGCGAGTCCGGCAGACATCGAGGCCGCGGCACGGCAGGCGCAGATCCACGATTTCGTCGCCGGACTGCCCGAGGGATATTCGACACTGGTGGGAGAACGCGGTCTCAAGCTGTCCGGCGGCGAGAAGCAGCGGGTCGCAATCGCCCGCGTCCTGCTCAAGAACCCGGAGATCCTCGTGCTCGACGAGGCGACCTCCGCGCTCGACAGCCAGACCGAACAGGCCCTTCAGGGGGCGCTGGGAGCGGCAGCCCGGGGACGCACGACACTGGTCATAGCCCACCGCCTGTCGACCATCGCGGATGCGGATGAAATTGTCGTGCTCCGCGACGGCAGCGTCGTGGAGCGAGGCGGCCATGCCCGGCTGCTGGAGCTCGACGGGCTCTATGCCGAGATGTGGCGCCGCCAGCTCGCCGGCGAGGATGAGGACCTCCACCGGCAGCCGGTTGCTGGCGGGAACGGGTCAGATCAAAGTCCGCAGATCTGA